One Streptococcus gallolyticus subsp. gallolyticus DSM 16831 DNA window includes the following coding sequences:
- a CDS encoding MurR/RpiR family transcriptional regulator — protein MKMIQRLQLLEHLTPTEQILVDYLKENPEEFIALKPREVSDKLFISVSTIYRLINKLGLRGVNDLKLLLRTDLQQGQNHQVSDIDFPILETDTHYEVMLRLKEVYERTIEDTLGLADPETLVSAVEKMSKANIIDIYTSSANLYFAENFQFQMQEINQLVAVPKDDYIKSLTATNSDSSHLAFVISFGGRGSSMEAFCKILKKNQVPIILLTSTQGNPLTAYADDIIYMASSENHYNKMSSFSTRMTLLYLLDSLYSLYFQLNYDQNLAFKLEAYERMTKTKKE, from the coding sequence ATGAAAATGATACAAAGGTTACAATTACTAGAACACCTAACACCGACAGAACAGATTTTAGTAGATTACTTAAAAGAAAATCCAGAAGAATTTATTGCCTTAAAGCCAAGAGAAGTCTCAGATAAACTTTTTATTTCTGTTTCGACTATTTACCGCTTGATTAATAAGCTGGGATTGCGTGGGGTCAATGACTTGAAATTACTTTTGCGAACAGACCTCCAACAAGGTCAAAATCACCAAGTTTCAGATATTGATTTTCCAATTTTAGAAACGGATACGCACTATGAAGTGATGTTGCGGTTAAAAGAGGTTTATGAGCGAACAATCGAGGATACCTTGGGGTTAGCAGACCCAGAAACGTTGGTTTCTGCCGTTGAAAAAATGTCAAAAGCAAACATCATCGACATTTATACTTCATCAGCGAATCTGTATTTTGCGGAAAATTTTCAATTTCAAATGCAGGAGATTAATCAGCTGGTGGCGGTACCAAAAGACGACTATATCAAGAGTTTGACAGCGACAAACAGCGATAGTAGTCACTTGGCTTTCGTGATTTCGTTTGGTGGTCGCGGCTCTTCAATGGAGGCCTTTTGCAAGATATTGAAGAAAAATCAGGTACCTATTATTCTCTTGACATCAACACAAGGAAATCCCTTGACAGCTTATGCTGACGATATTATTTACATGGCTTCTTCTGAAAATCACTACAATAAGATGTCGTCATTTTCGACACGAATGACCTTACTTTATTTGTTAGATAGTTTGTACTCTTTGTATTTCCAATTAAATTACGACCAAAATTTGGCATTCAAATTGGAAGCTTATGAGCGAATGACCAAAACGAAAAAAGAATAA
- a CDS encoding VOC family protein: MIKIEHIGVWVRDLETMKEFFAKYFQTTASERYHNPRTGFSSYFLSFPDNAARLELCHREDISEGVDESLGFAHLAISLGSKEAVDQLTAQLENDGYHVLGQPRTTGDGYYESVVCDPEGNRLELTV, translated from the coding sequence ATGATAAAAATTGAACACATCGGTGTTTGGGTACGTGATTTAGAAACGATGAAAGAGTTTTTTGCTAAATACTTTCAAACAACAGCTTCTGAACGTTATCACAATCCACGAACAGGTTTTTCTTCCTACTTTTTAAGCTTCCCTGACAATGCTGCTCGATTGGAATTGTGTCATCGCGAGGACATTTCTGAAGGCGTTGATGAGAGTCTTGGCTTTGCTCATTTAGCCATTTCACTTGGTAGTAAAGAAGCCGTTGATCAGTTAACGGCACAGCTTGAAAACGATGGCTATCATGTTTTAGGTCAACCCCGAACAACTGGTGACGGTTACTACGAATCCGTCGTTTGTGACCCCGAAGGAAATCGTTTAGAATTGACCGTTTAA
- a CDS encoding Cof-type HAD-IIB family hydrolase has protein sequence MTKSLIIMDIDGTLTNSEKKITPKTKEALLAAQEQGARLILASGRPVSGMQDFAKELAMDKHHGLLVAYNGAVVVDCESGDILFNQAMTVEEGQAVLEHVKQFDVIPMISKGDYMYVNDVYNNMIHWEKKNLDINIIEYESRGGKYLLAEKRDLAAFADFPLNKILLAGSSDYLTAHYKEIAAPFEGKLSSMFTADFYYEFTAQGIDKAKALDTVLAPLGYQPEDMIAFGDGQNDASMLTYSGTAVAMANAVQELKDIADIITLSNDEDGIAETLRDYFNI, from the coding sequence ATGACAAAATCTTTAATTATCATGGATATTGACGGAACATTGACAAACAGCGAGAAAAAAATCACTCCTAAAACAAAAGAAGCTCTTTTAGCCGCTCAAGAACAAGGAGCACGTCTCATCTTGGCTTCTGGTCGTCCTGTAAGTGGTATGCAGGATTTTGCTAAAGAATTAGCAATGGACAAGCACCACGGGCTTTTAGTGGCTTATAATGGCGCTGTGGTAGTGGATTGTGAATCTGGCGATATTCTTTTCAATCAAGCCATGACGGTTGAAGAAGGACAAGCAGTTCTTGAACACGTGAAACAATTTGATGTCATCCCAATGATTAGCAAAGGGGATTATATGTACGTCAACGATGTCTATAACAACATGATTCACTGGGAGAAAAAGAATCTAGACATTAATATCATTGAATACGAATCACGTGGCGGTAAATATTTGCTAGCTGAAAAGCGTGATTTGGCTGCCTTTGCTGATTTCCCGCTCAATAAAATCTTATTGGCTGGCAGTAGCGATTATCTTACTGCACATTACAAAGAAATTGCTGCACCATTTGAAGGCAAACTCAGTTCAATGTTTACGGCAGATTTTTATTATGAATTTACTGCTCAAGGAATCGACAAGGCAAAAGCCTTGGATACTGTTTTAGCACCGCTCGGTTATCAACCAGAGGATATGATTGCTTTTGGTGACGGACAAAACGATGCTAGTATGCTGACTTATTCTGGAACTGCGGTGGCAATGGCAAATGCTGTGCAAGAATTGAAAGACATTGCCGATATTATTACCCTTTCTAACGACGAGGACGGTATCGCTGAAACGTTACGAGATTACTTTAACATTTGA
- the rpsO gene encoding 30S ribosomal protein S15, translating to MAISKEKKNEIIAQYARHEGDTGSVEVQVAVLTWEINHLNEHIKQHKKDHATYRGLMKKIGHRRNLLAYLRRTDVNRYRELIASLGLRR from the coding sequence ATGGCAATCTCAAAAGAGAAAAAAAATGAAATCATTGCTCAATACGCACGTCACGAAGGTGACACAGGTTCAGTTGAAGTTCAAGTAGCTGTTCTTACTTGGGAAATCAACCACCTTAACGAGCACATTAAACAACACAAAAAAGACCACGCAACTTACCGTGGATTGATGAAAAAAATCGGTCACCGTCGTAACTTGTTGGCATACCTTCGCCGCACAGACGTTAACCGTTACCGCGAATTGATCGCATCACTCGGACTTCGTCGTTAA
- the adhE gene encoding bifunctional acetaldehyde-CoA/alcohol dehydrogenase, with amino-acid sequence MAKATNADVKNNELSAEEAAQQYTGALVDKALEAERVYATYSQEQVDKIVAAMALAGSEASLELAKEAHAETGRGVVEDKDTKNHFATEYVYERIKNEKTVGIIGEDKVSGSIQIAAPLGVLAGIVPTTNPTSTTMFKILVALKTRNAIVFAFHPQAQKCSAHAAKILYDAAVKAGAPENIVQWIETPSIANTTALIQNKKIASILATGGPGMVNAALKSGNPSMGVGAGNGAIYVDATAHIDRAVEDLLLSKRFDNGMICATENSAVVEAPVYKEWLQKMQDKGAYLVPKKDYKKIEDFVFNDNHGVNGPVAGMPATWICEQAGVKLPEGKDVLLFELDKKNIGEKLSSEKLSPLLSVYKAKDREEGIEIVEALLDYQGAGHNAGIQIGSQADPFVATYGDAVKASRVLVNQPDSVGGIGDVYTDALKASLTLGTGSWGKNSLSHNLSTGDLLNIKTVAKRRNRPQWIRLPEKTYYEKNAISYLQDEYEPMQRALIVADPGMVQFGFVDTVLAQLALRDEKVATSIYGTIKPDPTLGQTIEIAKQMRDFKPDTVIAIGGGSAIDASKIARLIYEVYLDRGDEFLDSYDAVSEFFLELQQKFIDIRKRIVKFKHQTTTRLFCIPTTSGTGAEVTPFAVITDDYTHVKYPLADYELVPQVAIVDPEFVMTVPKRTAAWSGLDALSHALESYVSVMASDFTRPWSLEAIKLIIENLEDAYNYDPKNPTLRGEKAKENMHYAAAIAGMAFGNAFLGINHSLAHKTGGEFGLPHGLAISIAMQHVIRYNGVSGNVKRSVYPRYEEYRAQKDYADIARYIGLKGKDDAELVEALCDRIDKLMHAVDVEPKLSANGVTKEAFDAAVDRLASLAYDDQCTPANPRQPYISELKQLLIDMF; translated from the coding sequence ATGGCTAAAGCAACAAATGCAGATGTAAAGAATAACGAGTTGAGCGCTGAAGAAGCAGCCCAGCAGTACACAGGGGCTCTTGTCGATAAAGCTCTTGAAGCTGAGCGCGTTTATGCAACTTATTCACAAGAACAAGTTGATAAAATTGTAGCAGCTATGGCTCTTGCAGGTTCTGAAGCTTCGCTAGAATTGGCAAAAGAAGCACATGCCGAAACTGGTCGTGGTGTCGTTGAGGATAAAGATACTAAAAACCACTTCGCAACAGAATACGTTTACGAACGTATCAAAAATGAAAAAACAGTTGGTATCATTGGTGAAGATAAGGTTTCTGGAAGTATTCAAATTGCAGCACCTCTTGGTGTTTTAGCAGGTATTGTCCCAACAACAAACCCAACATCAACAACAATGTTTAAAATTTTGGTAGCGTTGAAAACACGTAATGCCATTGTTTTTGCATTCCACCCACAAGCACAAAAATGTTCAGCTCATGCAGCAAAAATTCTTTACGACGCTGCGGTGAAAGCTGGTGCTCCTGAAAATATTGTCCAATGGATTGAAACGCCATCAATCGCTAACACAACAGCCCTTATCCAAAACAAGAAAATTGCTTCTATTTTGGCAACTGGTGGACCTGGTATGGTAAATGCAGCCCTTAAATCAGGTAACCCATCAATGGGTGTTGGTGCAGGTAATGGTGCTATCTATGTTGATGCAACTGCTCATATTGACCGCGCTGTGGAAGACTTGTTGTTATCAAAACGCTTTGATAATGGTATGATTTGTGCGACTGAAAATTCAGCAGTCGTTGAAGCGCCAGTTTATAAAGAATGGTTGCAAAAAATGCAAGATAAAGGTGCTTACTTAGTACCTAAGAAGGACTACAAGAAAATTGAAGACTTTGTTTTCAATGACAACCATGGTGTAAACGGTCCTGTTGCCGGAATGCCAGCAACTTGGATTTGTGAACAAGCTGGTGTGAAATTGCCAGAAGGTAAAGATGTTCTCTTGTTTGAGCTTGACAAGAAAAACATCGGTGAAAAACTATCATCAGAAAAATTGTCTCCACTCCTTTCAGTGTACAAAGCTAAAGATCGTGAAGAAGGTATCGAAATTGTTGAAGCGCTTCTTGATTATCAAGGTGCAGGACACAATGCCGGTATCCAAATTGGTTCACAAGCAGACCCATTTGTAGCAACATATGGCGATGCCGTGAAAGCATCACGTGTCTTGGTTAACCAACCAGATTCAGTCGGAGGTATCGGTGATGTCTATACAGACGCACTTAAAGCCAGCTTAACACTTGGAACAGGATCATGGGGGAAAAATTCATTGTCACACAATCTTTCAACTGGCGATCTCTTAAATATCAAGACTGTTGCGAAACGTCGTAACCGTCCACAATGGATTCGCTTACCAGAAAAAACTTACTACGAAAAGAATGCTATCTCATATTTGCAAGATGAATATGAACCAATGCAACGTGCTTTGATTGTAGCAGACCCAGGTATGGTTCAATTTGGATTTGTTGACACTGTCCTTGCTCAATTGGCATTGCGTGATGAAAAAGTCGCAACATCAATTTACGGAACAATCAAACCAGACCCAACTCTTGGACAAACAATCGAAATTGCAAAACAAATGCGTGATTTCAAACCAGATACAGTCATTGCAATTGGTGGTGGCTCTGCTATTGATGCATCTAAGATTGCACGTTTAATTTATGAAGTTTATCTTGACCGTGGTGATGAATTCCTTGATAGTTATGATGCTGTTAGCGAATTTTTCCTTGAATTGCAACAAAAATTCATTGATATTCGTAAACGTATTGTGAAATTCAAACATCAAACAACAACACGTCTCTTCTGTATCCCAACCACATCTGGTACAGGTGCTGAGGTGACACCATTTGCGGTTATTACTGATGATTATACACACGTGAAATACCCACTTGCTGATTATGAATTGGTACCACAAGTTGCTATTGTTGATCCAGAATTTGTTATGACTGTGCCAAAACGTACAGCAGCTTGGTCAGGATTAGATGCTTTGTCACATGCTCTTGAATCTTACGTATCAGTTATGGCATCTGACTTTACACGTCCATGGTCTCTTGAAGCTATCAAGTTGATTATTGAAAATCTTGAAGATGCTTATAACTACGATCCTAAGAATCCAACACTTCGTGGTGAAAAAGCTAAAGAAAACATGCATTATGCAGCAGCTATTGCTGGTATGGCATTTGGTAATGCTTTCTTAGGTATCAACCATTCACTTGCTCACAAAACAGGTGGTGAATTTGGACTTCCACACGGTTTAGCTATTTCAATCGCAATGCAACATGTTATCCGCTATAACGGTGTATCTGGTAATGTTAAACGCTCAGTTTACCCACGTTATGAAGAATACCGTGCTCAAAAAGATTACGCAGATATTGCGCGTTATATTGGTCTTAAAGGTAAAGATGATGCAGAATTAGTCGAAGCACTTTGCGACCGCATTGATAAATTGATGCATGCTGTTGACGTTGAACCAAAACTTTCTGCTAATGGTGTTACAAAAGAAGCCTTTGATGCAGCAGTTGATCGTTTGGCAAGCTTGGCATATGATGACCAATGTACTCCAGCAAACCCACGTCAACCATACATTTCAGAATTGAAACAACTTTTGATTGATATGTTCTAA
- a CDS encoding GlsB/YeaQ/YmgE family stress response membrane protein, whose translation MIWSLIVGALIGMMAGAITNRGESMGCIYNIFAGLVGSFVGQSLFGFWGPSLAGMAILPSILGAIIVIAVVDLFFGK comes from the coding sequence ATGATTTGGTCATTAATTGTCGGAGCGCTTATTGGGATGATGGCTGGTGCAATCACCAATAGAGGAGAATCTATGGGCTGCATTTACAATATCTTTGCTGGTTTAGTTGGTTCTTTTGTTGGTCAAAGTTTATTTGGCTTTTGGGGACCATCGTTAGCTGGCATGGCAATTTTACCATCGATTTTAGGAGCTATTATTGTTATTGCAGTCGTTGATTTATTCTTTGGCAAGTAA